Sequence from the Bremerella volcania genome:
CTTTCAGGTCAAAACTGCTATTGAGAGTCTGGAAAGTCATGACGCCGGTCGGATCGCCGGCAGCCGCCGGTATGGCAATGGCAGACTCCAGGCCAAACAGGTTCTGAGGAACGCCATCGGCATCGGGACGTCCCTTAAACACCGAACTCCAGTCGACCCCCAGGCTTTCCATGTCGTCCAGGTCGATATCGTAAATCAACGCAGTGATACGTACCTGAGGCTTGGGAACGTCGAGCCGATGCAGCATCCCTTCGATCATGCGCAGGTTTTCCGGACGATCAATCACCACGACCTGGTTTTCCGATTCGACGATGGCAGCACGACCGTCGGCGCTGATTAGCGACTGGATCGCTTCCAGCAGGCTTTTGGCGTTGATGTATTCTGGACGGTAATTCAAAACGTCGGTGATGACCCGCGTACCGGGCGCGGCCCCTGACTCGGCTGCGACCTGATCGATGTTCTTGACGGCACTTCGAATCATTTCCAGGTGATCGGGATAGTCCACGACGGTTAAGCTGTTGGCCGAAGCAATCGCCTGAATCGAACCACCTCGCGATTTCAGCGATTCAACGGCCGGGATGATCTCGACGGCGCTAGCATGCTCGAGCGGGATCGTCTCGGATCGAAACATAGGATTCGACGTGCCCAGTTCGGTCAGGGGGACAATGACCAGGCTATCACCGACCGGCCGATATCCGTACCCGTTCAGTAGCAAAAGCGAATCGAGAATGTCGTATAGCGGAGCATCGCGAAACGTACCGTTGATGGTTCCTTCGACCTTGCTACCGAGAACGACGTTGATGTTCCAGATCTCGCTGATCGTCTGCAATGCATGAGGCAAGCTGGTGTCGCGAAGCGTGAGATCGCCCCGCTGCTTCAAAGCGGCTTCGATTCGCGGACTGATACCTTCTGCCCGCAAGACGGTCGGGGCCATGACAAGAAACAGGCCAAGAACAAACGACAACATCCCCTTGCGCAGCGCAGAGTAAAAGCCGCGGCAATGCGCGGTACGTAAGCTGTGTGTTTTGGCGTGTCTTATGCCGTCCTGGCTTCTTGACATTCCGTTGCTTTCACCAAATCTTGCTGATGATATCCCAAGCTGAGCGGTGGCTCTTGCTTAGGACTTCATCGATTCTTCCTTGGTTGCCCGTCGAACACCGAAAAGTTGCAGAGCAAGTTCGAGTTGAATCTGATCACCTTCTGCATCTAATGACTTCAGTTTCATATCCTGAAGGCTCAGATTCACATCGAGTGTCTCGAACTTCTCTAGAAAACTTTCAATCTCATCAATGCTGCCTGTCAAAGTCAGTCGAAGTTCCCGAACTTCCAGGCGGAAGTCAGTCTTCTTCCCACGCTCGGCGGTTGTCACCGTCTCAACGGGATGATCCTTTTCGTGCCACTGGCGAATTCGCACGGGCCCCAAGTCGACGCGTCGCAAATGGCAGTTGGATCCGCGAGCAAAATGAACGAGTGAAGAACGGATGGCATGTGCCGCATCTTCGTCGATCATACGCTCTTGATGAGTCTTGAGTGCCTCCTGAATTTCCGCGTGTTTGGTTTTGATCTGTGAAAGTTCGTCGCGATCGTTGGTTGCTGATTCCAATCGACGCACCGCTTCCCCTGATCGTTCTCGTAATACCGAATATTCATCGGCGGCCGGAATAAGCGTCACAAGTGCTACCACAAAAGTTACGATTATGCCGACCATAAACGCGGATGGATGCCTCAGAAGGCGGGTAAACGACTTTTTAAACGCTATCATCGTTCTTTCCCTCCAAGTTTTCCCAGGCGTCAATATCGCAGTGAATCGTAAACTTGATAGCCGGTCCGGCCTTGGTTGCGCTGGGGATGGCTCCGTCCACCGTTGCTCGATTGACGAAGGGAAGGTGGCCGATCTCTTCGGAATACGTGTAAATACTCGCTTCCGTCGTGGTGTTTCCTTCGATCGTCAGGTCACCTTCGTTGTCCAATGAAATACTGGTAAGCCATATGTTTTGGGGCACCTTGCTTCCCAGTGCATGCACCCACTCAGCGACATCGGGCTGCCGTAGTTGGCGACCAATCTGCTGGTGAACGTTTAGCGTCTCACGGCCTCGCCTCATGGCACCGCGTAACAACAGAGACTCGCGGTGGATGGGATCCAATTCGGCCGCTTGACTCTCCAACTGTTGCACGTGCCAGCGTTGTTCAATCAAGTACCCCCACGCGATCACTGCACACAACATCACCGCCGCGATGGGTCCTAGGACTTTCGCGGCCCGCCGCAGCAAGTGCTCTTCGTGGTCCGACTTGAGCCGCTCCATCAGGTTGGGGCCTGGGGTGGCGTACTCGCGAATGGCCAATAACCCCATGCCTGCGGCTGGATAGTGTGAAATGGGGACACTTCTCAGCAGAGGTGTCAGTTCACTTTCCGCGGCGATGGTTTCCAGAATCTGAACCGGCATGTTCAAGCGATCGCCGAGTTGCTCACGAATCGACTCCGCTCGATACTGCTCGCCGGTCAAGTAGACCGAAGCAATCGAGTTTTTCAGAACTCGAGCATGGCGTCGACAATAACGTTGCAGACGCTCGAGATGATGAACGAGAATCTCTGCGATCTCCTCTTGCCGAGTAATCCCTGCGGGCCGGTAATCGAGGTAAAGCTGGCCCTGAAACGAGACAGCGATTTCCACGCCAGACTGACCGGGACAAACCAGAAGCGAGGGGGCTTCCCGGTCTAGCCCCATCGCCCCCATCAGGCGGCAGAGGGAAATAACCGTTGGCTCAACCGCGATCACCGAAAGCCCTGCGGACTTGGCCACATCGAGAATCGCCTCGATCGTCTGCCGGTGAACCACCGAGACCGTTGCGTGTTGATGGCGAGGGTCTTGCTGCACAATGCTCCCGGCAACAACCTTTGGACCGTGCCCCAATGAAAGATAAAGGCGGCTGCGCGATTCGATTTCACGTACTTCGTGCGAGACGTTGTCGTTGGTGTCACTCACCACTCGGGTAACGCAGAATTCACCAGAGAGGGCGACATAGGCTTTGTCGACGGTACGCGGAACGTTGGCAAGCAACGATCGTAGCGCTCTCCGCAGGCCTTGCATGCCCTCTTCGGTCGCAATCTTGATTCCACCTTCTTGCCACGCTTCTTCAAGCGACTCGCAAGCGATGGGCCTCCCTTCTCGTAATTGATAGAGAACGGCGCGAACCTTCGTGTGACCAATCTGCAGGGCCAGCACGTGGCGGTTGTCGATTTTCTTGTTGTTGCGTTTTTCTGCCATAGTTTTTAGCCGCTCGTACTGACGACACACTCTAAACGCCGCGTCACGTCACCAGCTTCCCCTGTCGCCGTGATGACGATTTCGCCCGGGTCACCGTCGGCTGCCGTAACGCTATATCGATTGCCGCTTCCCGCTGGCAGCTCAATGTTGCTGATGCTGCCGCGCCACGCGTTGTCCTCTTCCAGCATTGCTATGGCATGATGCGCCCCGGCTCCGGCGAGATACAGGGCCTGGTCGTAGTCCGCCGTGTTGCGATAGGCCGAGAACTGCGTCGTTAAACCATTGCCGATCCCCGCCAGGATGAGCGAAGTAAGCACCATCACCACCAGCACCAACAACAGCGCGAACCCGCGTTTCGGAGAACGCTTTGGCTGGTTCGGTTTGTGTTGATGTAAGGGCATCGTATGACCGCGACTTGTTAAAAGGCTCGAATCCAGGCATACGCCGTCAGGGTACGACTGGCCGTTGCTCGGTCCGGAAGCGTATAACTCACGGTGATTCGTACGCAGTGCACGTCGCTGGCAACCGTTGTTGTGGTGGTGCCGTCCGCTTCATAGCCAACCAGCGTCAAGCCGGTGATATGGTTTCCCAGCAACTGATTTGCCGTAGTCGTGCCGTAGTAAACGTTGGTTCCGGTGTGATCCCAAACAACCGTTGAGCCATCCGACTTCAACGCCGACAGCGAACCGGAATGATCGCCGGCTGAACTAATCGCCGTGATCTCTTCGCATTGCCGAACCTGGCGTACCATATGTCGCAAGACTCCAACGGCCGCTTCGTGCCGCAGGTTGTCTGTCTGATATTGCCGCCAGGTATCGTAATTCACACGCAACAGCACCGAGACTGCGGTTACCGCGGACACCAAAAGGGTCACCGCCACCAGCAGTTCCAGCAGGCTAAAGCCGCGTCGAATTGTACGTGTCTTACGTGCCATCTTGATAAAGCGTCATACTGGCCAGCTTGGTCGCATACGAGACCTGAGGCTCGCCACTGTCGACTGCCGAGTTTCCGTTTTCGTCGTCCCAAACCGTTACCGTCAGTACCATGAGCTGATCGGCAATGCCTCCATTGGCGGCCGAAGTCGATCGCGTGGCGGTGTAACGAATTCCTTCCAAACCAGGATCGGCAAACGTCCCGCTATCCGATCCTTCCAGAAAATCTGCCGCCGCGATCGATAGCTGTTCTTCCAGCTTGCTCACCGCTAGCAGATTCATCTGGTTCCATGTCTCCAATTCCTGGCCCGCATGAATGGCCGACGTCATGAAGTTCATCGCGGGAATGATCGCTAATCCCATCAGGAATGTGGCGATAACCACTTCCAACAGGCTGTAGGCGTTGTTCGACTTCTTCATGGCGAGTTCGTCCAATTACGGTGCACCACGTGCGCATGGGGACGCGTAAGAATAGGTCACCCAGAATGGACGTCAAAAAGAAATGGACGGAAGTCCAACGAGCTGGCCGGCTTATAGTTCTTCCAACAACCCCCAACCGGTCGCGGAGACCACGGTAATGCGGTCGGTTCGATCAGGGCCGGCGAACGTCAGCACCGGCGTCACGGTGGCTTCCCCTTGGAAGTTGAAGGTCGCATGGCTGCCGGTCTGCAAAATGGTCGTTTCACCTGAGAACGCATGAGGACCTTCGACAATCGTGGTCGATCCGCCCACACGTTCGATTTGAAAGCCAGTAATGACACCACTAGTGGTGAGCATGCGGAGGCGATGATCGTCGCCGGTCGCGATGGCCGAAGCACGGGCTTGTCGCAAAGCCATCAACGTGCGAAAGGAATCCGTTCCCCTGGCGACGTTTCCTTGAATTCCAGGAGCCAACCGAGCTGCGCCAATGGCTGCCAACAGTCCGAGAATGATGACCACGGCCAAGAGTTCCAACAGACTGAAACCTTGATGCCGACGTGCCAGTGACCGCAACTTGGTAGCAGCGCGGTCACTTCGAGATGCATCAAGACAGGTCATCGATCCTACAGTGCGCTAACGCGATGCGTCGTGCCGTCGAGCGTGTAGGTCAAGGAGTTATCGGTAGGAACGGCAGGAACGCCATCAGGCAAGTAGTCCGTTCCCAAGTCGGTCAATGCCGATGGCCAGCTACCTTCGTTCACGTAGTAGCGTTCAACAGCTGCATTGAGCGTCGCAATGTTATGCTCGTTGACGCGTTGTTTTGCCAACGCACTCGAGGTGCTCACGCGGGGAACAACAATCGCTGCGATGATGCCCAGAATGACGACCACAGCCAACAGTTCTAGCAGGGAGAACCCACGACGCTTACGATTCAACTTGGATTGGTACATTGTCTTTACTATCTAACGGGTTGAAAACATTCTGTCCAAGCTGCCCACTCCAGTTTTGACGTTGGCGACAAACTCAGTTGGTCTGTCACTTCCGCCAAAAAACTGTAGGTTGCAAGAGCGAGCTTACTTTTCGACAAGATCTAACATTCCAAACATTGGCATATAAATCGCAAGTAAAATCCCTCCCACCAGCAAAGCCATCATAATGGTTGTGATCGGCTCGACGACGCGAACGAAGTTGTCCGTCTTGCGTTCGACATCCTTCTTCAGGTGGTCGCGAATTTGACGACTTGCCGGCCCAAGGTTGCCTGTCTGTTCGCCGACGATAACAAGTTGGCTGACCACCGGAGGAAACAGGTGTTGATGGCGATCCATTTCGCGACTTAGCCGTTCTCCGCGACGCACTGCCTTACCCAGCGATCCGATGGCCTGATCGACGGCTCGATTGCTGACCGTTCCCTGGCATTGAGCCAATGCATCGGCCAGGTGAAATCCACTTTCCAGCATCGTTCCCAGGGCATCCATAAACTGAAGCATGGCCATGTCCACCAGCCAAGGTCCTACTAGCGGCAAGCGAAGCATCCTCCGGTCCATGGAGATCGCAAAGGCTTGCTTCTTCCGCAACTGGCGGATAACAATCGCCAGGCCAATGACGGCCAGCAGAATGATCCATCCGTACGATGTGGCGAAGTGTCCGACATTCACCAGCACCTGCGTCGGCAATGGGAGCGGAATCTTTGACTTGCGATAGGTCTCCTCGAAGACTGGCAGGATGAACAAGATCATGAAAGTACAAACGCCACTGCCAGCGAGCGTAACGATCGCCGGATAGCTGAGCTTTTTCATGATGCGACCGCGAAGGTCGTTATCGGTTTCCAACTTGTCCGAGATTCGGCGAAGTACCTGCGGCACGTTGCCAGAACGTTCGCCGATGCGAATCTGTTGAATGAGGATTTCGTCGAAGACACCCTCTTGGCTCGCTAGTGCTTTGGAAAAGCTGTCGCCGCGTTCAATGGCCGTATGCAGCGACATCAGCAAGCTTCGTCCCCAACGCATCGTCGATTCGTTGGCGATCGTCAAGATTGCCTTGGGCAGCGTGACGCCGTTTTCCAGCAGCGTTGCCAGGTGCGAGAACACCTCACCCAGACGGCGCGGCGAAACCCCCTTACGTCGACGCCCCGGCGTCAACTGAATCGAATGCAGCCAGTGAAAAAAGCCGCCAATTCCTGAGCTTGCTGTGCCTGATCGAACTGTGGTTGCTTTCATGGCTTTGGCCTAACCCATCGTCTTGAAGTACGCTTCTTCCAGCGTGGTACGACCAGCAACGGCCATCCGGATACCGGCCGTCAGAAGATCGGTCATTCCTTCCTCGACAGCCATCTCGCGCAATTTTGCCTGAGGCATTCCCTGATCGATCGCCTCAGCCATCCGCATGGTGTTGACCATGATCTCGAAGACCGGCACGCGTCCCTGGTAACCGCTGCCAAGACATTTGTTACAGCCACGTCCGTGGTAGAACACCGCATCTGCGGGAATGGTACAGCGTCGAGCGATGGTCTCGAGCATCGTCTGATTCGGCTTGGCTGGCTCTTTACAGAAAGGACAAATCGTACGCAGCAGACGCTGCGCAACGCTTCCCAACAGCGATCCACCAATCCGGAAGTGATCGATTCCCAAGTCATTCAATCGCGCGACCGAGCCGACCGCATCGTTGGTATGCAGCGTACTGATCAGCAAGTGCCCGGTAAGTGCGGCTTGAACGGCAGTGGTCGCCGTTTCGTGATCGCGGATTTCACCCACCATGATCACGTCCGGGTCTTGCCGCATGATGTATTTGAGCGCGTTGGCAAAACCGAGCCCAAATTCGTTGTCGGAGTGAACCTGGGTGATTCCTGGCAATCGGTATTCAACCGGGTCTTCCACGGTGACGATATTGCGGTGGACCTGGTTCAGTTCGGTGAGCATTGCATAAAGCGTCGTCGACTTACCGGAACCCGTCGGCCCGGTGACCACGAGCATTCCGTGCGGCTTGTCGATCAATTCCTGCAGGCGTCCCCGATCGACGTCACTGAAGCCCAGTTGGTCCATGCGGAAGACCTTCGAGCTTTCGTCAATCAGACGCATCACGACCTTCTCGCCCAGCACGGTAGGGATGGTGCTGATACGAAAGTTCACGCTCTTGCCACCATCCTCGATGCTGATGTGGCCGTCTTGAGGCCGGCGTGTTTCGGTTGTATCCATGTCTCCCATCACCTTGATACGGGCAATCACCGCCTCTTCAATGTGATTGGGAATCGTCATCACTTGCTGCAACTGACCATCCACGCGGTAGCGAACTCGCATTTCAGGCT
This genomic interval carries:
- a CDS encoding secretin N-terminal domain-containing protein translates to MSRSQDGIRHAKTHSLRTAHCRGFYSALRKGMLSFVLGLFLVMAPTVLRAEGISPRIEAALKQRGDLTLRDTSLPHALQTISEIWNINVVLGSKVEGTINGTFRDAPLYDILDSLLLLNGYGYRPVGDSLVIVPLTELGTSNPMFRSETIPLEHASAVEIIPAVESLKSRGGSIQAIASANSLTVVDYPDHLEMIRSAVKNIDQVAAESGAAPGTRVITDVLNYRPEYINAKSLLEAIQSLISADGRAAIVESENQVVVIDRPENLRMIEGMLHRLDVPKPQVRITALIYDIDLDDMESLGVDWSSVFKGRPDADGVPQNLFGLESAIAIPAAAGDPTGVMTFQTLNSSFDLKAVVDAVRQMDDSRLLADPNVVVVNREKAMIQIVTEIPYQQLTQTSAGGNIGTTAFREAGVMLTVTPRIAADGTIEMDVVPSFSRLTGYSDGANPQPIIDKRETSTTVRVADGQVLVIGGLRQRVDISNDNGIPYLKDIKYVGKLFRYRQTQVRESELVVFLRTEILPCPTTGLNCRHTDAYEEGFTKLDAIPVASQYPWPKMSPPPPGKRPTSFGPDPRRGMSVEANMPGVESSPQWFDEGPIQPPANQAEPMIRESHVIRRFPMVR
- a CDS encoding PilN domain-containing protein encodes the protein MAEKRNNKKIDNRHVLALQIGHTKVRAVLYQLREGRPIACESLEEAWQEGGIKIATEEGMQGLRRALRSLLANVPRTVDKAYVALSGEFCVTRVVSDTNDNVSHEVREIESRSRLYLSLGHGPKVVAGSIVQQDPRHQHATVSVVHRQTIEAILDVAKSAGLSVIAVEPTVISLCRLMGAMGLDREAPSLLVCPGQSGVEIAVSFQGQLYLDYRPAGITRQEEIAEILVHHLERLQRYCRRHARVLKNSIASVYLTGEQYRAESIREQLGDRLNMPVQILETIAAESELTPLLRSVPISHYPAAGMGLLAIREYATPGPNLMERLKSDHEEHLLRRAAKVLGPIAAVMLCAVIAWGYLIEQRWHVQQLESQAAELDPIHRESLLLRGAMRRGRETLNVHQQIGRQLRQPDVAEWVHALGSKVPQNIWLTSISLDNEGDLTIEGNTTTEASIYTYSEEIGHLPFVNRATVDGAIPSATKAGPAIKFTIHCDIDAWENLEGKNDDSV
- a CDS encoding PilW family protein, which translates into the protein MARKTRTIRRGFSLLELLVAVTLLVSAVTAVSVLLRVNYDTWRQYQTDNLRHEAAVGVLRHMVRQVRQCEEITAISSAGDHSGSLSALKSDGSTVVWDHTGTNVYYGTTTANQLLGNHITGLTLVGYEADGTTTTTVASDVHCVRITVSYTLPDRATASRTLTAYAWIRAF
- a CDS encoding type IV pilus modification PilV family protein, translated to MKKSNNAYSLLEVVIATFLMGLAIIPAMNFMTSAIHAGQELETWNQMNLLAVSKLEEQLSIAAADFLEGSDSGTFADPGLEGIRYTATRSTSAANGGIADQLMVLTVTVWDDENGNSAVDSGEPQVSYATKLASMTLYQDGT
- a CDS encoding pilus assembly FimT family protein, producing MTCLDASRSDRAATKLRSLARRHQGFSLLELLAVVIILGLLAAIGAARLAPGIQGNVARGTDSFRTLMALRQARASAIATGDDHRLRMLTTSGVITGFQIERVGGSTTIVEGPHAFSGETTILQTGSHATFNFQGEATVTPVLTFAGPDRTDRITVVSATGWGLLEEL
- a CDS encoding competence type IV pilus major pilin ComGC yields the protein MYQSKLNRKRRGFSLLELLAVVVILGIIAAIVVPRVSTSSALAKQRVNEHNIATLNAAVERYYVNEGSWPSALTDLGTDYLPDGVPAVPTDNSLTYTLDGTTHRVSAL
- a CDS encoding type II secretion system F family protein; this translates as MKATTVRSGTASSGIGGFFHWLHSIQLTPGRRRKGVSPRRLGEVFSHLATLLENGVTLPKAILTIANESTMRWGRSLLMSLHTAIERGDSFSKALASQEGVFDEILIQQIRIGERSGNVPQVLRRISDKLETDNDLRGRIMKKLSYPAIVTLAGSGVCTFMILFILPVFEETYRKSKIPLPLPTQVLVNVGHFATSYGWIILLAVIGLAIVIRQLRKKQAFAISMDRRMLRLPLVGPWLVDMAMLQFMDALGTMLESGFHLADALAQCQGTVSNRAVDQAIGSLGKAVRRGERLSREMDRHQHLFPPVVSQLVIVGEQTGNLGPASRQIRDHLKKDVERKTDNFVRVVEPITTIMMALLVGGILLAIYMPMFGMLDLVEK
- a CDS encoding GspE/PulE family protein, coding for MAGRLGDILVARGHITQEQLESALRSQGSERGMLGAILLRRGLVTREQVGSALSEQFEVPFETIVAEAVNPQLVRLLPEEFSRSRTTVPVGLVKRRLQLAMAAPDDIETISEAELITGYPIDPIVSFTADIQDTLDRGFDDKIVARQTIVDMKLQELEQHEDQDDQAEEIAALNEEESAPVVRLVKSILSGAINSGSSDIHLEPHKPEMRVRYRVDGQLQQVMTIPNHIEEAVIARIKVMGDMDTTETRRPQDGHISIEDGGKSVNFRISTIPTVLGEKVVMRLIDESSKVFRMDQLGFSDVDRGRLQELIDKPHGMLVVTGPTGSGKSTTLYAMLTELNQVHRNIVTVEDPVEYRLPGITQVHSDNEFGLGFANALKYIMRQDPDVIMVGEIRDHETATTAVQAALTGHLLISTLHTNDAVGSVARLNDLGIDHFRIGGSLLGSVAQRLLRTICPFCKEPAKPNQTMLETIARRCTIPADAVFYHGRGCNKCLGSGYQGRVPVFEIMVNTMRMAEAIDQGMPQAKLREMAVEEGMTDLLTAGIRMAVAGRTTLEEAYFKTMG